Genomic segment of Gavia stellata isolate bGavSte3 chromosome 21, bGavSte3.hap2, whole genome shotgun sequence:
GGTGCATGAGCTCGCCCTCCTCCAGGGAAGAGGGGGCCCAGCCAGGGATGGGGCTGTGGCACCAAGCTGGGGGACACCCggggcagctgggctgtgggagCAACGTGGAGCATCCTTCCCAGTACCGACCATCCTTCCTGGTGCCCAGTATCCTTTCCAGTCCTGAGCATCCTTCCTGGAACCGAGCATCCTTCCTGGTCATGAACATCCTTCCTGGTACCAAGCACCCTTCCCAGTGTCGAGCATCCTTCCCATTATCAAGCATCCTTCCTGATGATGAGCATCCTTCCCAGTCCTGAGCATCCTTCCCAGTGCTGAGCATCCTTCCCAGTCCTGAGCATCCTTCCCGGTGCTGAGTATCCTTCTCGGTGCTGAGCATCCTTCCTGGCGCCGTTTTGATCTCACAACTGCTTTAACTGAGCAGACACTGATTACCAGAGCCCCGATGCCGCCGCTCCTGTGCCGTCACCGAGCTCCTCGGGTGCCGAATTGTTCGCCTGACTGACAGCTGAGCAGCCCAGACAGGTCTATTATTTCTATGGGGCCCAGGCCCCGCGGGCCTGCAATTTAGGTCTGCGCTATTAACCCTGCCTTGTTCTCCACTTTGTAACCGCTTTAGTGCCTTTAAAAGTGTACAGTTAAAATCAGGGTTAATTAGGGGCCCGGCAGCTGGGCTTCGCAGGCGCCCATTGTGTCCCAGcagagccggggccggggctgggcgtAATTGGGGACTGTTGTGGGTTTGTGCCGGCCGACTCCTGCGCGGCACAAGCCCTGGATCATCGGCCTCCGGTTAGCCTTGGTCTCTCCTGCTGCAAGGATGGCTTTGGTtagcttccctccctcctttctccccgtctttccttcttccccgGCCCTTGcgggctgtggctgcagccaGGCTCGGTGTGGGGGACCCCGGGGACGCTGCGGATGCGGAGGATGTGGGGGATGCAGGGGACACTGGGGATGCAGGGGACGCTGGGGATGCAGGTGATGCAGGGGACACTGGGGATGCAGGGGACACAGGTGAtgcaggggacatgggggatgGGGGGATGCAGGGGACGCTGGGGATGCAGGGGAcgctggggacactggggatgCAGGGGATGCAAGGGACACTGGGGATGCAAGGGAcgctggggacactggggatgctggggacactggggatgCAGGGGATGCAAGGGACactgggggtgcaggggacaCTGGGGATGCAGGGGACACTGGGGATGCAGGGGATGCGGGGGATGCCGGCAGTGGGTGCGCATGCCGGGGGAGGCTTTTGGCAGGCTTCTCAGGGCACCCCCgtcccccgcccgcccctcgagcagccgccccccggccccctcgGACATTTTGCAGACTCAGCTGCTGCGGGcacggcggggctggggctcccTGACCCATAAACAGAGATTTATTCTGGATGGCGGCACCGGTGGGGTCCGGGATTTACATCTGTGTCTTGAACCGGGTTTGGTGGCCAATTTGCTAAAGTAAAAAGTTGTTTAGCTGGAGGCGTAATCTTATAAGCCTGTGCTGCCATTATAATGGCTTCTCGTTTCTGCCTGGCTTTCCAATAATGCTTTGAGCAGAAGCTCGGAGTAATATAAAAAGCCATCGGATTATTACTGCGGGCGATGCATTTTCCATTTACAGtaataaaatactgaagaaacaaaacaatttaaaattccaataaaattcaaaacaaatctTTGGCTGCTGAGCAGATTCAATTATTTAGCTGTTATTGAGTGCAGGCTGGAAAAATAGAGCAggtcagggagggagggggagacgGGAGCGGAGGGTGTGCCGGCCGCATCCCGTGGGAACGCCAGCCAGGGAGGGAGCCGGGAGCCGGTGAAGCATCTTCTGGGAGAAGCGGCTGTTCACGAGTGCCTGTCCCCAGGCCGGCACGCTGCCGGCGGCTGGGTTTGGTTTAGGGGCGGCGAGAGCCGGGGCTGCTCGTGGCGGCGAGCCCGGCTGAGCCTGCCCCTGTGTCGGCAGCCAGCGGAGATAAACCGCACCGGCCGGGGGTCCGCGGCACATCCCACCCAGCCCCGGCGTGACAGCTCCGGTGGTTCAAGTTGAAGAGGAGGGGGGGGCAAAGCCGTCGGCGAGCGGCTGGTGTCAGGGCTGCCTGCGCCTGATGGGTGACGGCGGTGGTTCGGCAGAGTTTGCATCTCGCAGTAATTACAGCCCGTTAGAAAGCAGTAATTACTGCGGAGAGGGGGAGCGCCAGAGCTGCGCAGCCGTCGGCACGCTGGGAACCGCCAGGAAATCGGTCGCTCTGTAATTTTCCCGGCAGGGGTTCGGTGCGTCACCCTGATATGTGACAACACACCGAATTGGTGGCTTGTCACATCCGACCCATCTGGTGCAAAGAGGTGACAAGGGTGACTCCTGGCTCCCCCCCGGCCAGCTCGTGGTCGGCCGCGGTGCTCCCTGAGCCCGCGCTGGCACCGGGGCTCGCGCGTGGGCTGCCCTCGGCCGAGCTCGGCTCACCCGGGCCGGCAGCTCTGCCCATCCCGCAGCAGCGGGCAGCTCCGGGGGGGCTGCAACGGGGCCGTCCCAAAAGCATCACCTGCAGGCCCAGTGCACGGGGACGGGGTTTTGGTGACTTGCGCTGGGGAGCCGCGGTGCCCATGGGCAatgccacctccctccctccagcaatggcccttttttttaattatttttgcttggAAAGGAGCGTTTCCATGGAATGGGCTTATTAGGGATTCTGCAAGTGTCACCAGCTAATTAGTGTCATGTTAATTGAGTATTCACGATGCTGCCACCTCCAAGGACAGTGGTACCGGCATGAAGGGGAATGCAGATGTGCATGGCTCACGGTGCTGACCGCCGTGGCGCCGGCAGCATGCCATGCTGTGCCGCTGGGCAGGCAGGGTCCTGCTCGCAGCCCCCTGCACCCACCGGCTTGCAGGGTGCCcgtgcccagcagcacccagggtgCACGCTCACGTGCGCCCGTGCAGCAcgctggctgctctgcaggtgCCACCCGGGCTCGGGAGCTTTACGGAGGTTGGACGGTCGATGCCCAGGACGTGCCCGGCGGAGCTGGCAGCGCAGCCCGGGACACCATGCGCCTGCACGTGTCCTGCCGTAGGGAGCTGCTGACGCCGTGCCTCCTGTCTCCCGGCAGCTACATTAAATCCTACTCAAAGGCCCTGGTTTTAATTGGCTTAATATACTCGTTAATAACAACGTCTATTTAAGACACCTGTAAAAAGCCCATAACATTAGCTTAATGGGAGGAATGGCTGGTGAACGCTCTGCTGTTCTGCCTGCTAAATTACTGCCGCGCTGCTCTGACGGAGAGGACGGAGAGCGGCCGCGGCCTCGCCCCTGCATCTCCCCGAACCTCACGCTGCTGCCCGGGGGGTGACATAGAGTCCTGCAGCTGCCAGTGCCCAAACCTCCCCCTGAATCCCGGTCCTAACGCCGTGCCTGGCTCCTCCAGGCATGCCTGTGCGTGCGGGCAGCCGCAGGCACCGCGCCGGAGCATCACCCGGAGCAGGACCAAGGCAGGCACTTCAGACCCATTTAACGACTTCGTTAGGCGTGCTGAATGCACCCGATGGCGCAGCTCTTCCGCAGAGGCTTTGTCACCCAGCGCATGGTGGCATCAGGAATCACTGGTCCCGGTAGCATCCAGAGCAAAGCGCTCCCCTTCCCCCGGGTACCGTGGGGCTGCGCTGCTCGGGAGCCTCCAAAATTGCCTGGTAGCAGGGGAAGGATCGCTGGAAGGGCTGGGGCTCCTCGGTGGGGGGTACCAGCCCCAAACCCCTCCCCGAATTTGACCACCTCTGCCTTGCAAAAACAGGCTCCGGGCAGGCGCTGGGTCCGGCGTCCCCGGGGTGCTGCAGACGTCTGCTGGGGGTTTTGGGACCAGCTCGGGAGCAACCATCGTCCCCCGTGTGCCggcgtgtgtgtgcatgcgctCGTGTGTGCGTGGAGATTTTAAACACCTAATTTATTCCATCTATTAGATAGATTTTGTAGATTTAATCATTTTCACAGTTGGTGGCTCATTGGATACTCAAGATAAACTCCAAATGAAAGTATAATGGGTACGACAAATGAGTTTTCACACCAGAATGGCAGAAACTTGCTCGGGAAAGAGTTTGAAAGGcacaaaaatatatacatatataatttttttttctgcagtggcTTTTGCTGACTCCAGTAGGTTACCACAGTTAATTTCACCAGTTTTGTTCATCTGTAAAATTGCATAAAAGTGACATTTTTGTGCTCATTATAGGAACTGCTGATTTATGGCTGGTAAATGcaatgcttttccatttttggtGAGGTTCTCGTAGCAGCGCAAAGCACCCATGAAATTGCTTGTATAATGTAGTTTAAATCCAATCTCGGAGAAAGATTCCCCCGTTGGGTAAAGTGACATTTCCATTCTCCACACCGAGTTTATTTTAGGCCACTTACAAGTGACTCCGGCAGTGGGAGGGGGCAGGTTGGTGCCCTGACCTGGTTTCTGCCGGGAGCGGGTGGGAGCCGGGGGGGGTGATGGGTGATGGGGTGCTGGGTCCCCCTCTTCCCGGTGGCGCCGGACTCACCCTACGCTTTGCTCCCGCAGGCGAGACGGCGGCACCCATGCATTCCCCGCGCTACCCCAGCCCCGCCGAGCTGGACGCCTACGCACAGAAGGTGGCCAACAGCCCGCTGACCATCAAGATCTTCCCCACCAACATCAGGGTCCCCCAGCACAAGCACCTTAACCGGACGGTCAATGGCTACGACACCACGGGGCAGCGCTACAGCCCCTACCCCCTGCACGCCGGCGGCTACCAGGGTCTCCTGGCCATCGTCAAAGCCTCCGGCAAAAGCGTGGTGAAGAACTCGGAGGGGAAGCGGACTAAGCTCTCGCCCGCCCAGGTCGGCGTCGCTCCCTATCCCGCGTCAAGCACTTTAGCTCAAGGTCCCTCCTGCGCCGGGCAGCTGAGCTACCACGGCGgccagaagcagctggaggGTCCCGTGCCCCCCAACGTGACGGTGGCGGCCTCCGTGCTGCCGCTGGCGGGCAGGAGCTTGGCCCTGCCGCCGTCCAACCTGCCCTCCATCCAGAGCATCATCTACCAGATCAATCAGCAGTGCCAGGCGCAGGGCACCCAGCCGGGCTGCCCGGCCGTCGTGGCTGCCAACCCCAGCCCGGCCAAGCACGGCGCCTTCCCCGGCGCTGCCGCGTACACCAGCGCCATCCTGCCGGAGTGCCGCAAGGGCGCCGAGCTGGCGCTGGGCTCCAACCCGGCCGCGGCCCTGGGACCCAAGGCGGGCGTCTACCCCGAGGGCATGGACTACCTGGtctggcagcagaagcagcagcagcagcacctgcgAATGTACAgcgggggcagcggcggcgggggggcccTCAGCAAGTCCCCCGAGACGTGCGCGGGCGCCTCGCGCCCCTACGCCCTGGGCGGCGCGGCCGAGAAGGTGAGCTCGTCCCCCTTGAACTGCATGCACGGCAACTTCTCGGTGGGGCAGTACTTCGCCCCGCCCTGGAACAGCATCTTGGTGACCCCCAACAGCGACTGTTACAACCCGCCGGAGCTCGGGGCCGGGCCCCGCGAGCTGGGGGTGCCCCCCGCCGAGGGGCTGCCCAGCAAGACGCTCTGCAATACCTCCAtcctcagcagcagcctccagTCCCTGGAGTATCTCATCAACGACATCCACCCGCCCTGCATCAAGGAGCAGATGCTGGGCAAGGGCTACGAGACCGTGTCTGTGCCAAGGCTCTTGGACCACCAGCACGCCCACATCCGCCTGCCCGTCTACAGATAAGGCACCCGTGCTGCTTTTCCCAAACCCAGGGCGAGGACTTCGGCACGAGCCGCGCTCCCCTCCGGCGCCGCGCGGGTACCGGACCGTGGCAGCgagggcggggggacggggaagggggggacggGGTCGGCTGCCCACAGGGCTCCCGGGACACTGGCATTTCACCGGGGTCCCCAGACTGGATACACCCGCAACCCGCTGGAAGCCGAGGACGAAGGACCGCTTGTCTATATAGCTCAGAAATCATTTTATCTCCACGAATGTGAACAGGGAATCGCTACGAGTTGCTGCTATCCAGGGAGAGGAGGCTCCGCTCCGCACGCCTACGGGTGCCCGGCCGGATCCGTGGGGGGCAGAGCCCCGTGCCACAGCCGGCCGGGAGGCTCACCGGCAGCCggccggcgcggcggccgcAGGGAGCTTGCGCCTGACCTGTAGCTGAAGTCCGTAACTTGCACTGCTTTGATTAAAGCTAATAATTGGGGACAGTCTGGAGgctatttaagaaaaacacttgaaaacttgaacagattttttttttttttaattttttttttttttagttgactAGGCTGTACATCTCCGTGTTGGCTGCTACAGAGTCTCCTCAcacccctcttcctcctcatcctcctcctcccaccctgccccgcGTTGGCCACCGGCTCCTATTCCCACTCAAGCGGGAGGTtcggtgccccccccccgggtgcccagcgggacccccccggcccctctcccgcCCCGTAGCACCCCCGGGATCCTGCCCGGGTCTCACACTTCCAggctggtggttttttttttttccccttactgtCAGTTCTACCTTGGTTCTGGGTTAGAGGCGACCACGGTACCGGGGGCACTCACatacctcctttttttcctcctttttttttttttttaaaaaaaaaaaaacagttccaAAATGCTCATTACGGTCCGTTATTCACTATGTGTAATTATGCGTTTAATagatttattcatttaaaaaaggcTCCGCACCACAAAATACAAAGTGTTTTgatgtttaaaggaaaaaaaaagaaaaataccccGATGAAACCCAAGGTGATTGTGCTCGGAAAAGAGGTACTGTATCCCTGAAAGGCCTGTTCAAGCACTAAGTGCATTTACAAATCTCtgagaatgtttttttttatactAAAATTGACCATTATATTCTACTGTGAGAAGTGCTGGCTGCActatattgttttaaaaatgagagaaaacaaatgaaaaaaaaaagaaaaaaaaaaaaagacaacacaaaACCCGCAAGCCGTGTGTCCGGATGGTGTTTTTCCCAAAGTAAAACCAGGATATCGCTGGATGTGTGCTCTGGAGtctctttgctttgctgtggcctcccctggcccccccccaccccgcagaGCCGGGACCCCCCGGTCCCCCCGCGCCCCACCTTCCTCCCGCAGATTTTTAGGGCACGGAGGAGCACCTATAAATAACCTGCTAACGACGCTGAGCCATTAATCCGGCCCCGGCGCCAGCCTCCGCCTCGCACCCAAAGGGTGGCCGGGCGCGGTGGGCACACGTGGGCCAAATCCCTTGGGATTAGGGCTGTGGCCCCGCGTGCACCCGCGGGGTGCTCGCCCCTCGCAGCCCCGAGGACCGGGTGATGGGCACCGGGGCTCGGGTACCACATCCCCATCCCGGCACCCGCAGCTGCCACCGGTGCGGCGGCGGCATCTCCCCTGCCACCCATCAGCTGCGGCAAGTTGTTTGCCATGGCGTTTCCCCCCGGCCGGAGGGTTGCTGCTGTCGGAGCAGAGCGGGGGGCTCTCGGGTGGCCCCGCTCCGGCGGAGGGGCTGCTCACCCCTAACCCAGACCGACcaccccctgctctgccccggCGGCAGCTTCCCAGCCCGAACAATGAGCCGGTTGCATTAGGATAATAGTATTAAATCCCAAATAGCTCTGGGCAGAGGGCACGTCTCCCTGGCCCCCGCATCCCGCGGCGGTGACATATGGCGTGCCGTTATcccggccggggagggggctgcgggcggcgggggctcggcTGCCCGCTTGGACCCCTGCCCGTGGCCGCCTGCGACCCCGGCACGACTGCGAGGGCACGGGCGAGGGTTGCTTTATTTTCCACTTACCCACCTGCAGAATTGGGATCATTTTTAAACCGGGTCCTGCCCGAACTTGCCCACGGCCATCGCTGGCTGCGGCACCGGTCCCAGTGGAAACCCACGGCAGGGTTGTAGGAGTAGTGCTGCCCACTCCTGCCCGTGGCCGGACGGCCACCACCGTGGAGTGGCCACGACCCGCGCCGAGCCGCCAGCCTGAGCTGGGCACGGGCAGACACCCGAAATGCAGCACGGCCGTGGATGTCGGCTGGGAGCCTCtaaagggaggcagagggctggTTTGCCGGGGGCAGAGctttattattcttatttttggCCCCTGTGCTGttccccccggccctgccggggATGGGGATGGCGACAGGGACACACCATGCAGCCACGTGCCCGCAGCCGCTCCGCGGCCATGGCTGCAGCCGGGGAGCGCGGCTCCATTTGTCTCGTTTGCTCTCTTGCCACAACCGTGGCGCGCGTGGTTCTGCCGATATTTATGGCGTGCCGGGAGGGGACCGCTCCGTCACCGGCAGCGAGCGGCGTGACAGCCGATCCAGGGAACAAAGAGAAATTGggacaaaaggaaattttcACAGAGGTTACTGTTactgggggaggggggtgtgCCATTGCCTGCCTGCGTGTTAAAATTAGACCGGctggagaaaatatttgcttagaTCTTTGTCGTGAAAAAGATGCCACATCAAAAGAAACGCGAGGCTGAAGCGCGGCGGCGGTGCTGGGGGGTCGCTCTGTGTCGGGCATGGGGCGGCGGTGCGGACTGCAGCCCCTCCGTGTGCCTCCCCTCGTGCATTGGGGGCTACCAAAGTGGGGGGGCCCTACCCaggccagggctgcctggtgcAAGGAGCCTCTTTGGGGGGCCCCAGGAGAAACTTTGCTCCGTTACCGGTTCCCCTCCAAGGGGGGGGATTCATTAGCGCTGCCTCCATCACGTTTCCCACATTGCCATAAATCAGGGCGAGCGGCTGGAGCGACGGCGCGATCCATCTTGCAGGTCTCGAAGTCATTACATTTCATTATGAGGTGCGCggggtttttattatttagcaGGTTAATTCTCCCCTCAGATAGCTCCTTCTCGGAGGAGGATTTCACTGTGCAGGGGAAGACTTCAAACGtgtaatgcaaaataaatgcgTCCCTCCCAGGACTGCTGCAGCACCGGCTCCGGCGGGCACAGGTGAGTCCGTGGGGACCCGAAGCACGTGCGGATGCCGGCTGGAGATGGGGCAGGGACCCACCCTGAGATACGTCCCGGCACCCAGGGCAAAACCACCGCCACCCGCAGCCCCTCGCCCCGGCGGGATGCAGCACCCCACGAGCGCTGCAGGAACGTGCCGGGGGGGAAATGATGCCGTTTCTGCTCTGCAAATATCTTCctattaaattaataataataataattgctAAGGCAGGCGTGCATGAGGCTGATATTAAACTTAGCGGCCGCCTTTGCTGTTTGAGAGTGAGGAGCAGAGACAGGCAGTATAAATTGCACGGCTGCAAgaggacttaaaaaaacccatctctCATTTTGATTGATATTAGCTTCACAAATTAAGCTTTAGatttatctaaaaataaatttgcttccGCGCTCCGCATTCTGGATGACAagtgcttttctcttccctttgttGGGTTTGTCAGCGCTGGCAGGGCGGTgcgggggggtgggagggggccGTGCCGGAGCACCCCcagcccgccggcccccggggTGCCCCCATGCCTGAAGGCAGAGGGTGCGATAGCTCAGGGCTTCGCAGGACAGGGTGTAAAAGGGCCAAAGGCAAGCCCTGCAGCCCCGAAGGTGGCAGAGGCACCCTGTGCTGGCATGTCACCGCCGTGGCCgtggtgtccccatccccaccaagCCATCGCGGGGTCCAGCGTGATGGCGCAGGGTGCTGGTGCAAGGCGACGTCCACCCCTCCTGCATCCCGACCGCTTTGAACCCTGCTCACACATGGTCCCTCAGCTTTGGGACATTCGAATTTGCACGGCAGGGGGAAAATTCGGTTTATTTCCAATTATGCTGGAAAATCCCATCTCCAGTGCCGTAGCCGGGGGCAGCTGCGGCACAGCACCCTTCTCCAGCACACTGGGCGGCCGAGGCCAGTGCCAGGActcccccagcctgtgccccCAGGTCTGGTGCGGCCCGGCCGCCCGGCTGGGCGAAAGCAAAGTTTATCATTTTCAAATAACAGCTGGCGTGAAAGTGTGAGCCGGCTCAGCTCCTCATTCGATTATGCAGCGTGAGCCAAGAGCTGAATCCTCAGCCTCGCCTAAGTAGTGATAATGAAACTTATTCATTCCCTCACCCTGGGGAAATACTTAAACCACAATATGAGAGATATATGTAAATCACATTTAAACGGAGACAGTGCAGTTAAAGCTAACGGCGAGTAATCAAGTTTGAAGATGAAGTGTCCCCTTTTCTGCTATATCATTTGCTTACTGAGCTGGGCTGCCTCCAGGGCCCTGGCCAGGGTCTCTGGCGCCATGTCACTGTGCCACCGTGCCACTGAGCCGCCGCCAGCACCCACCCGAATCGCTCCTTCGGACCTGCGCAAGGTCCAGCTGCAAAAGGAATCTATGCCCTTGCAGGTGGCTGTGAAGGGAGATGAGCAGAAAAGGAGCGTCATGGTTAAAGAGGCGCgaagggatgggatgggatgggatgggg
This window contains:
- the FAM222A gene encoding protein FAM222A; its protein translation is MLACLQRTQNPPAQHLACPNKALEPRKCETAAPMHSPRYPSPAELDAYAQKVANSPLTIKIFPTNIRVPQHKHLNRTVNGYDTTGQRYSPYPLHAGGYQGLLAIVKASGKSVVKNSEGKRTKLSPAQVGVAPYPASSTLAQGPSCAGQLSYHGGQKQLEGPVPPNVTVAASVLPLAGRSLALPPSNLPSIQSIIYQINQQCQAQGTQPGCPAVVAANPSPAKHGAFPGAAAYTSAILPECRKGAELALGSNPAAALGPKAGVYPEGMDYLVWQQKQQQQHLRMYSGGSGGGGALSKSPETCAGASRPYALGGAAEKVSSSPLNCMHGNFSVGQYFAPPWNSILVTPNSDCYNPPELGAGPRELGVPPAEGLPSKTLCNTSILSSSLQSLEYLINDIHPPCIKEQMLGKGYETVSVPRLLDHQHAHIRLPVYR